One genomic region from Cataglyphis hispanica isolate Lineage 1 chromosome 11, ULB_Chis1_1.0, whole genome shotgun sequence encodes:
- the LOC126853087 gene encoding protocadherin-like wing polarity protein stan isoform X1 — MAQWGWTLLILTTIWALGDSYLAVLPSSTPVGALVFEAGVPQLGGRRKYEASSERTAWFARKLLKVHPHTGRVTLARTLSCDGLQYPRVFTFYVDSTSSRLGRPTIDYYSLPLRILITGCGGENRDLAATRGWMAETLASYAMPSTDRFTEVCLRTSQLVAALRDFLPQTALKECETRWGGVADPRFLVEGAAGDLVSATEQCLVDPLWKVSVSMILRCTGDSRLTDAEHRLKIVFHHRQLDDTDLGRRVRRELKNQSPYFEQSFYVAAVEEEKDPGVYVTSVRARDPENGAVRYSMNSLIDARSQALLALDPVTGKVTTRARLDRENVDVHYFRVLAVDDSFPPRTGTTTLQVNVLDANDHTPSFEWSEYDASIREGVPVGSTVVTVKATDQDTGRNAEVEYSIVSVTAGGTTTHTEDAATFRIDSRSGVVTTRTALDREMTEVYTVVLSVTDQATPPLTRRSANATLVVHVLDDNDNYPQFTERTYSASVSEDLDYTTNPVVAHIRATDADAGANAAVRYAIIGGNTQNTFSIDSMSGDIVLVKPLDYESIRNYKIVIRAQDGGSPARSNTTQLLVMIRDVNDNAPRFYTSHFQESVSENVPIGYSVLRVQAYDADEGNNALIKYNIGARDFTGASTENFPITVNTETGWIYTTKQLDREQCSRYQFIVIAADSGEEPKSASATVILTVTDVNDNDPYFEPKNYEAVISEDDPPGTPVASVTATDPDEDARIHYEITGGNTRGRFSIASQNGRGLITVAQPLDYKQEKRFVLTVTASDSGGRTDTALVYVNVSDANNFSPVFENAPYSVSVFEDAPVGVTVLVVSATDSDVGKNAQITYSLATDNGEQAINEFTINPQTGAITTTKALDRELVPSYLLTVTARDGGIPPLSDTTDVEISVTDVNDNAPVFEAPQYHGSVPEDVLVGTSVLRIAATDADTDLNGRVRYALEDDGDGAFAIDSTTGIIRTSKPLDRESVARYALKAAAIDRGSPALSSVVPVIVKIEDINDSPPAFENDKIVLYIAENSPIGSTVGEIYAHDPDEGLNAVVQYSIIGGEDSNSFALNIRQGADRAELITLEELDYESPKKRFELVVRAASPPLRSDALVQILVTDVNDNAPVLKDFQIIFNNFKDFFPTAPIGRIPAMDADVTDNLVYSILTGNNANLIDLNKTSGEIRLSPQLNTNVPRVATMEVAVTDGINEAKAMMTLSVRLITDEMLLNSITVRLDDMTVEAFLSPLLGYFLDGLAAIIPCPRENIFLFSIQEDANVNAKILNVSFSARRVEPGTFDEFYSPQFLQERVYLNRGILARLATVTVLPFDDNLCVREPCLNFEECLTVLKFGNASGFASSDTVLFRPIYPVTTFACRCGRGFTGSREAYMCDTEVNLCYSNPCANGGTCHRRENGYSCICMPDFTGKNCEISLDHDVCLTPGLCKGGSQCTVLKNTDDFICEDCPVTAVENVTPFCELRARSFGPATFLTFASLKQRHRLHLRLKFATELTDGLLLYNGRYNERHDFIALEIVDSQVQFSFSLGDEVTRATAGVLGGVSDGRWHEVEVSYINRTVTVSLDDCDIALALEHGERLGPRWNCADRSERILEERCGLVTETCHRFLDLTGPLQLGGLPAIPSDFQIRNKDYVGCISDFYIDHIFVDLNSFVADNGTHAGCPEKTAFCASSPCRNNGKCREVWAGFLCECEDAFAGPTCAEEVGQPWMFHGHGILSFNPLLRPIQLPWLTALSLRTRERQTFVMNVQIGQNSSVLLEVRDGKLIISLDGADVIGTTGTVADGEWHRIEVLWQTGHVSLDIDYRDRPTTLPLPAKLQGLYVGRILVGSPDQTIDTQLKPLYGCLQNIRVGSNQSLLHRPTVKQNVTVGCPSKSKCEINCDPETTICQSRWQSSECVCAAGYVGPKCEPVCDLHPCKQTGVCLKDVTMSNHGYRCDCTSSEYTGNYCDIKADQPCPATWWGTPVCGPCHCDETKGYDPACNKTTGECYCKENHYQPTGRKECIPCECYVIGSFGPRCDSETGQCRCRTGVIGRACTDCPNPYAEVTLRGCEVVYDGCPRSYSDGLWWPRTLFGMTAIEDCPGTAEGKASRSCDDKLGGWQSPDLFNCTSEAFVEQRHQLAALETKDLTLNTYVAVKMAKDVHRAVNITRDMYGADLLVAESLLVTLLRYEESLVGLNLTHSQDKDYVSHLIGIAGAILKSKYKEKWEKIGELNGDSPDKILNAMANYLKTLTASQHDTFTSPFEVVDSNVVLGLDIITSESLFGYETAEYKEDPALSTARPSEADRKVILPDTSAFLSSSAHFGPSVSFPKYNNYMADPNRFDPYSKIQVPLNTLGIKPIVQGELNVKNSLSNRKAVLSYVQYKELGALLPQRFDDSVAVRWGVEVAVGSPVMTVSVLVPSDNGYESLTGIPLQSPVQVRLWLNENDDFKTRTNPQCVHWSTARGVGEWSRMGCTTEIEDNSLSFGTIVNCSCLQLSSFAILTDVLDLEYVPEPSLLEDVTSYSAFILALPLLLSALLILALIRGGGTNSNSIHKNLVLCVFVAEVLYLIALKARGPLISNEFPCKLTAIGLHYAWLSTFAWTLVDSVHLYRMLTEMRDVNHGQMRFYYTMGYGLPAVIVGLTIGVRADQYGNFYFCWLSIYETVIWSLIGPVCAAVLVNFCILVMCIRAAFTLKEHIMGFGNLRTLLWLSVASLPLLGSTWTLAVLNASENSPTLSYLLSVTIVVHAAFSLIGYCFINGRVRRNLYQSLLRCIGKKTPLLEGSMGNGSSSQNVNGHSRSALAYSSTYSGAESACRRVHVGVSTSSTTSRSTNKTGSSPYRSDTHLRHTSTSTSNYNSDRDPYLSSRSHRSALHTRQADSTEVRSQRRESESDSDGSQAEGGGRSLDLASSHSSDEDDVTSRSHRNMGVSTQQHVAHSYLPNIHTNPAEHLNILCSNAELFPNIKPIYAPRWSSQLPEAYLSSNVMDVRGSQWSGGTMSDNEMASNKTSSPNPLPYPEMSSPQKNQPDENYSEGEEKVHHLGEKYLFPYTAEEDHTVSPTPYMLSMSSRILASSMSHHSQNSNHENLSGSEQRYGSLKRGQSLHGSQHDNLSGSERYGSLKRGKMGTPTVLEDTPEYILPMSGRILSSSLTHDLQHSNELAALRQQQQQQQHYEQTITETEKDTNAETSV, encoded by the exons ATGGCGCAGTGGGGATGGACGTTGCTGATTCTGACAACCATCTGGGCGCTGGGCGACAGCTACCTGGCGGTGTTACCGTCCAGCACGCCTGTCGGCGCCCTCGTCTTTGAGGCTGGGGTGCCGCAATTGGGGGGTCGGCGGAAATACGAGGCTTCGAGCGAGCGCACCGCCTGGTTTGCCCGAAAACTCCTCAAGGTGCATCCGCACACGGGTCGCGTGACTCTGGCGAGGACGCTGAGCTGCGACGGACTCCAGTACCCGCGCGTCTTCACCTTCTACGTCGATTCGACGAGCTCCCGCCTCGGTAGGCCCACCATCGACTATTACAGCCTACCGTTGAGAATCCTGATCACCGGATGCGGCGGGGAAAATCGCGACCTGGCAGCCACCAGAGGCTGGATGGCGGAGACTCTGGCCTCTTACGCGATGCCCAGCACCGACAG GTTTACCGAAGTGTGTCTGCGGACGTCTCAACTAGTAGCAGCTCTTCGCGATTTTCTACCGCAGACGGCTCTGAAGGAATGCGAAACCAGATGGGGCGGAGTGGCGGATCCCAGATTTCTCGTGGAAGGCGCCGCCGGAGATCTGGTCTCCGCCACCGAGCAATGCTTGGTGGATCCATTGTGGAAAGTTTCAGTCAGCATGATCCTGCGTTGTACCGGTGATTCGCGTCTGACTGATGCCGAGCATCGGTTGAAGATTGTGTTCCATCACCGTCAACTGGACGACACCGATTTGGGTAGAAGGGTGAGGCGAGAGCTGAAGAATCAGTCACCATACTTCGAACAATCTTTCTATGTCGCCGCGGtagaagaggaaaaagatCCGGGAGTGTACGTGACTTCAGTAAGAGCTAGAGACCCCGAAAACGGCGCCGTACGATATTCGATGAACTCACTGATTGACGCGAGGTCGCAGGCGCTATTAGCTCTAGATCCAGTGACCGGAAAAGTGACGACTCGTGCCAGGCTGGACAGAGAGAACGTCGACGTGCACTATTTCCGG gtaCTGGCAGTAGACGATTCCTTCCCACCGCGAACAGGCACGACGACTCTTCAGGTCAATGTATTAGACGCGAACGATCACACGCCCAGTTTTGAGTGGTCGGAATACGATGCGTCGATACGAGAGGGTGTTCCTGTGGGCTCTACCGTGGTTACAGTCAAAGCCACAGATCAGGACACCGGCAGAAACGCCGAAGTGGAGTATTCTATCGTTTCTGTTACGGCAGGTGGTACTACCACGCATACGGAAGACGCGGCAACTTTCAGAATCGATTCTAG ATCCGGCGTGGTCACTACGCGGACCGCACTCGATCGCGAGATGACCGAAGTCTATACAGTAGTGCTCAGCGTCACGGATCAAGCGACACCACCTTTGACGCGACGAAGCGCGAATGCGACTCTAGTGGTACACGTGCTGGATGACAATGACAATTATCCGCAATTCACTGAACGCACATATTCGGCGTCCGTGTCGGAGGATCTGGACTATACGACTAATCCAGTGGTGGCTCATATCCGGGCGACGGATGCGGACGCCGGCGCTAATGCGGCTGTCCGCTATGCCATCATTGGCGGTAACACGCAGAACACATTTTCCATCGACTCGATGAGCGGCGACATCGTTTTGGTCAAACCGCTCGACTACGAATCTATCCGGAACTACAAAATTGTCATACGCGCTCAGGACGGCGGGTCGCCCGCTCGATCCAATACTACTCAGTTGTTGGTGATGATCAGAGACGTGAACGACAATGCACCGCGATTCTACACGAGCCACTTTCAAGAATCAGTGTCGGAAAATGTGCCGATAGGTTATTCGGTCCTAAGGGTGCAGGCGTACGATGCTGACGAGGGTAACAACGCGCTTATCAAATATAACATCGGTGCGCGCGACTTTACTGGCGCTTCTACAGAAAACTTTCCCATCACCGTTAACACAGAGACTGGATGGATTTATACGACGAAGCAGTTGGATCGCGAACAATGCTCAAG ataccaatttatagtaattgcgGCGGATTCTGGCGAGGAACCAAAATCCGCGAGCGCAACGGTCATTCTTACGGTGACCGATGTAAACGATAACGATCCGTATTTCGAGCCGAAGAACTATGAGGCCGTAATATCCGAAGACGATCCGCCGGGCACTCCGGTCGCCTCGGTGACTGCCACCGATCCGGACGAAGACGCTAGGATCCACTACGAGATTACGGGCGGCAACACGCGCGGACGCTTTTCCATCGCGTCGCAAAACGGCCGCGGCCTCATCACCGTTGCTCAGCCGCTTGATTACAAGCAGGAAAAACGATTTGTGCTGACGGTGACAGCTTCGGATAGTGGTGGTCGCACCGATACTGCTTTGGTCTACGTTAATGTGTCGGATGCCAACAATTTCTCGCCAGTGTTCGAGAACGCGCCGTACTCAGTCTCGGTATTCGAAGATGCGCCGGTCGGCGTGACCGTCTTGGTAGTCAGCGCCACCGATTCTGACGTCGGCAAGAACGCTCAGATCACTTATAGCCTGGCCACTGATAATGGCGAACAAGCAATCAACGAGTTCACCATCAATCCACAGACCGGAGCAATCACGACAACTAAAGCACTCGATCGCGAACTAGTACCTTCGTATTTATTGACAGTGACTGCTAGAGATGGTGGGATACCACCGTTGTCGGATACCACTGATGTGGAGATTTCTGTTACGGATGTGAACGATAATGCGCCGGTTTTCGAGGCTCCTCAATATCACGGATCAGTTCCTGAAGATGTTTTAGTGGGTACCAGCGTGCTGAGGATTGCGGCGACTGATGCGGATACTGATCTCAATGGTCGg GTGAGGTATGCTTTAGAGGACGACGGCGATGGCGCATTTGCAATTGACTCTACGACAGGTATCATTAGAACCTCGAAGCCGCTGGACCGAGAATCGGTGGCTCGTTATGCTTTAAAAGCTGCTGCCATAGATCGCGGTTCACCCGCGCTTTCATCCGTCGTTCCGGTCATCGTCAAAATCGAAGACATCAATGATTCGCCGCCTGCCTTcgaaaatgacaaaattgttCTTTATATCGCCGAGAATTCGCCGATCGGTTCAACCGTCGGCGAAATTTATGCCCACGATCCGGACGAGGGTCTAAACGCGGTGGTACAGTACAGCATTATCGGGGGTGAGGATTCTAACAGCTTTGCCCTGAATATCCGACAGGGAGCCGATCGGGCAGAGCTTATTACTCTCGAAGAACTGGACTATGAATCGCCAAAGAAAAGATTCGAACTTGTGGTGCGCGCCGCATCGCCGCCACTGCGCTCCGATGCACTGGTGCAGATTCTAGTGACCGACGTGAACGATAATGCGCCAGTGCTCAAGGATTTCcagattattttcaataacttTAAAGATTTCTTTCCGACCGCGCCGATTGGCCGTATACCGGCGATGGATGCCGATGTTACTGACAATCTTGTTTATAGCATCCTTACCGGTAACAACGCGAATCTGATTGATCTCAACAAAACCTCAGGAGAGATCCGGCTGTCGCCGCAGCTTAACACCAATGTGCCGCGAGTGGCAACCATGGAGGTTGCTGTGACGGACGGCATCAATGAGGCGAAGGCCATGATGACATTGTCGGTGCGTTTGATCACCGATGAAATGCTGTTGAACTCTATTACAGTGAGACTGGACGATATGACAGTTGAGGCGTTTCTTAGTCCTCTTTTGGGTTACTTCCTGGACGGTCTGGCAGCCATCATTCCGTGCCCTcgtgaaaacatttttcttttcagcaTTCAGGAAGACGCAAACGTGAACGCCAAGATCCTGAACGTGAGTTTTTCGGCGCGCAGAGTGGAGCCCGGCACGTTTGACGAGTTTTACAGTCCACAGTTTCTTCAAGAACGAGTTTATCTAAATCGCGGTATCTTGGCAAGACTGGCGACGGTCACAGTTTTGCCCTTCGATGACAATCTTTGCGTTAGAGAACCTTGTCTAAATTTCGAAGAGTGTCTGACGGTATTGAAATTTGGCAACGCTTCCGGTTTTGCCAGCAGCGATACAGTTCTTTTCCGACCCATCTATCCGGTGACGACATTCGCCTGCAGATGTGGCCGCGGCTTTACTGGCAGTCGCGAAGCCTATATGTGCGACACCGAAGTAAACCTATGCTACTCGAATCCGTGCGCGAACGGTGGCACTTGTCACAGACGAGAAAACGGATACTCGTGTATCTGCATGCCTGACTTCACCGGCAAGAACTGCGAGATCTCGTTGGACCATGACGTTTGCTTGACACCTGGCCTCTGCAAGGGCGGCTCTCAATGCACCGTTCTTAAAAATACCGACGATTTTATTTGCGAGGATTGTCCCGTAACCGCGGTAGAGAACGTGACACCATTCTGCGAGCTTAGAGCGCGCAGTTTTGGTCCGGCGACGTTTCTCACTTTTGCCTCTCTTAAACAACGTCATCGTCTCCATCTCAGACTAAAATTTGCTACTGAGTTGACCGACGGTCTCTTACTCTATAATGGCAGGTACAACGAACGGCATGACTTTATCGCCCTGGAAATCGTGGACTCGCAGGTACAATTTAGCTTCTCTCTGGGTGACGAAGTGACCCGAGCCACGGCGGGCGTTCTCGGTGGAGTCTCGGATGGACGATGGCACGAAGTCGAGGTCTCCTACATCAATCGAACGGTGACAGTGTCCCTGGACGATTGTGACATCGCACTCGCTTTGGAACATGGCGAGAGGCTGGGACCGAGATGGAACTGCGCCGACAGGAGCGAGAGAATTCTTGAAGAACGCTGCGGACTGGTCACCGAGACCTGCCATAGATTTCTGGATCTAACTGGACCATTGCAACTTGGCGGTTTACCGGCGATCCCATCCGATTTTCAAATTCGCAACAAAGACTATGTCGGATGTATCAGTGATTTTTATATCGACCACATTTTCGTCGACTTGAACTCCTTCGTGGCTGATAACGGGACCCATGCCGGTTGTCCTGAGAAGACCGCCTTTTGCGCCTCATCGCCCTGCAG aaataatggaaaatgCCGCGAAGTATGGGCAGGTTTTCTTTGCGAATGCGAGGACGCGTTCGCTGGCCCAACCTGCGCCGAGGAGGTCGGCCAACCATGGATGTTTCATGGGCATGGTATACTCAGCTTCAACCCACTGCTCCGACCAATTCAGTTGCCTTGGCTAACCGCCCTGAGTCTCCGAACCCGAGAACGACAGACGTTCGTTATGAACGTGCAAATCGGGCAGAACAGCTCAGTGCTACTCGAGGTGCGAGATGGGAAGCTGATAATCTCATTAGACGGCGCGGACGTAATTGGTACTACCGGCACCGTCGCCGATGGCGAATGGCATCGAATAGAAGTCCTCTGGCAGACCGGCCACGTGTCCCTAGATATCGATTACAGGGATCGACCAACAACTCTGCCTCTACCCGCCAAACTGCAGGGTCTTTACGTCGGACGAATACTCGTAGGCAGCCCCGACCAGACTATCGACACTCAATTGAAACCTTTGTACGGTTGCTTGCAGAACATTCGGGTTGGGTCGAACCAGAGTCTACTCCACCGCCCGACAGTGAAACAGAACGTGACCGTCGGTTGCCCATCGAAATCCAAATGCGAAATCAATTGCGATCCAGAAACTACAATCTGCCAATCCCGTTGGCAGTCCAGCGAATGCGTTTGCGCCGCTGGTTACGTTGGGCCCAAGTGCGAGCCCGTGTGCGACCTGCATCCGTGCAAGCAAACTGGCGTCTGCTTGAAGGACGTAACTATGTCCAATCATGGTTATCGTTGCGATTGTACGTCATCCGAGTACACAGGCAATTATTGCGATATCAAAGCCGATCAGCCCTGTCCAGCAACGTGGTGGGGCACGCCGGTATGTGGCCCATGCCACTGCGACGAAACTAAAGGCTACGATCCGGCCTGCAACAAAACCACCGGCGAATGTTACTGTAAGGAGAATCATTATCAGCCGACCGGGCGCAAAGAATGTATACCTTGCGAGTGCTACGTGATTGGCAGCTTCGGGCCACGTTGCGACAGCGAGACCGGTCAATGTCGCTGCCGAACCGGAGTGATCGGTCGAGCGTGCACCGACTGCCCGAATCCTTATGCCGAG gTAACTCTGAGGGGATGCGAGGTAGTCTACGACGGCTGTCCCAGATCATATTCGGATGGTCTGTGGTGGCCGCGAACTCTCTTTGGAATGACAGCCATTGAGGACTGTCCCGGCACTGCTGAAGGCAAAGCTTCGAGATCATGTGATGACAAATTAGGCGGCTGGCAATCACCTGATCTCTTTAACTGCACCTCGGAGGCTTTTGTTGAACAACGACATCAGCTTGCGGCCTTGGAGACCAAGGATCTCACGTTAAACACTTATGTAGCCGTAAAGATGGCGAAGGATGTTCACCGAGCGGTGAATATCACCAGGGATATGTACGGAGCGGATCTTCTGGTAGCGGAATCTTTGCTGGTGACGTTGCTACGTTACGAAGAAAGCCTGGTGGGGTTAAATTTAACTCACAGTCAGGATAAGGATTATGTCTCCCATCTGATTGGCATAGCTGGAGCGATTCTGAAATCCAAATACAAGGAGAAATGGGAGAAGATAGGAGAACTCAACGGAGATAGTCCCGACAAAATTCTGAACGCTATGGCGAATTACCTGAAGACTCTAACGGCATCGCAACACGATACTTTCACCAGTCCTTTTGAAGTAGTCGATAGCAACGTTG TACTGGGTCTAGACATCATAACATCGGAGAGCCTCTTCGGCTATGAGACCGCCGAATATAAGGAAGATCCCGCTTTATCAACGGCGAGGCCTTCGGAAGCCGACCGAAAGGTCATTCTGCCCGATACCTCTGCTTTTCTTAGTTCATCGGCGCACTTTGGTCCATCCGTCAGTTTCCCGAAGTACAACAATTATATGGCTGATCCGAATAGATTCGACCCGTACTCAAAGATTCAAGTGCCGCTCAATACTCTGGGAATCAAACCTATCGTGCAGGGCGAGCTGAATGTCAAGAACAGCCTGAGCAATCGAAAAGCCGTACTGAGTTACGTACAGTACAAAGAACTCGGTGCTCTTTTGCCTCAAAG ATTCGACGATTCGGTCGCAGTTAGATGGGGTGTAGAAGTAGCAGTTGGTTCGCCTGTAATGACCGTCTCGGTATTGGTTCCTTCGGACAACGGTTACGAATCCTTGACCGGAATCCCTTTGCAGTCGCCGGTTCAAGTTCGACTTTGGCTCAACGAGAACGACGATTTTAAGACTAGAACAAATCCACAGTGTGTCCATTGGAGCACGGCGAGAGG AGTCGGTGAATGGAGCCGAATGGGCTGCACGACGGAAATTGAAGACAATTCTTTGTCATTCGGTACCATCGTGAATTGTTCCTGTTTGCAATTGTCCTCCTTTGCCATACTGACGGATGTCCTCGATCTGGAATATGTTCCCGAGCCATCCTTGTTGGAGGACGTGACTAGCTACAGCGCGTTTATACTCGCGCTGCCACTATTATTATCCGCCCTCCTGATCTTGGCATTAATCCGTGGCGGAGGTACCAATTCCAACAGTATTCACAAGAATTTGGTGTTGTGCGTTTTCGTCGCAGAAGTTCTGTACTTGATCGCGCTCAAAGCCAGGGGTCCTTTGATTTCTAACGAGTTCCCATGCAAACTGACAGCGATAGGACTACATTACGCTTGGTTGAGTACTTTCGCCTGGACTCTCGTAGATTCTGTTCATCTCTATCGGATGCTGACAGAGATGAGAGATGTGAATCACGGTCAGATGAGATTTTACTACACCATGGGATATGGTCTACCGGCTGTCATTGTTGGACTCACCATTGGCGTCAGAGCAGATCAATACGGAAATTTCTATTT TTGCTGGCTATCCATCTACGAGACCGTGATTTGGTCACTAATAGGACCTGTTTGCGCAGCCGTGTTGGTGAACTTCTGCATTCTCGTGATGTGCATCCGCGCAGCTTTTACTTTAAAGGAGCACATTATGGGTTTTGGAAATTTACGAACGCTTTTATGGCTCTCCGTAGCATCGTTGCCCTTATTAGGATCGACATGGACCCTGGCAGTTCTCAATGCATCCGAGAACTCGCCAACTCTATCGTATTTGCTAAGTGTTACTATCGTGGTTCACGCAGCATTCAGCCTGATCGGCTACTGTTTTATCAATGGCAGAGTGaggagaaatttatatcagaGTTTATTAAGATGTATTGGCAAAAAGACACCTTTGCTGGAAGGAAGTATGGGTAACGGAAGTAGCAGTCAAAATGTAAATGGTCACTCG CGTTCGGCATTGGCTTATTCTTCGACCTACAGCGGAGCTGAATCCGCATGCAGGAGAGTCCATGTCGGCGTGTCCACGAGCAGCACGACTTCAAGAAGTACAAATAAAACGGGCTCAAGTCCTTATCGTAGCGATACACACTTGAGACATACGTCAACATCAACGAGCAACTACAACAGCGATCGAGATCCGTATCTTTCGTCCAGGAGTCATCGATCAGCGCTACATACTCGACAAG CGGATTCTACGGAGGTGAGAAGCCAGCGCAGAGAATCGGAATCAGACTCGGACGGCTCTCAAGCCGAAGGAGGCGGAAGAAGCCTGGATCTCGCCAGCTCGCATAGCTCCGATGAGGACGACGTCACATCAAGGTCTCACAGAAACATGGGAGTATCTACGCAGCAACATGTCGCCCATAGCTACCTGCCCAACATTCATACCAATCCGGCCGAACATTTGAATATACTTTGCTCAAATGCCGAACTGTTCCCCAACATCAAACCTATCTACGCCCCTCGATGGAGCTCCCAACTGCCGGAAGCATATTTATCATCAAATG TTATGGACGTGCGTGGCAGCCAATGGTCCGGCGGCACCATGTCAGACAACGAGATGGCCTCGAATAAGACTTCGAGTCCAAATCCGCTGCCGTATCCAGAGATGAGTTCGCCGCAGAAGAATCAGCCCgatgaaaattattcagaaGGCGAGGAGAAGGTGCACCATCTGGGCGAGAAATATCTATTCCCGTACACCGCTGAAGAGGATCATACAGTGTCACCCACACCATACATGTTGTCCATGTCGTCGCGTATCTTAGCATCCAGCATGAGCCATCATTCGCAGAACTCGAATCACGAGAATCTGAGCGGTTCCGAGCAGCGCTATGGCAGCCTGAAGCGAGGTCAGAGTCTGCATGGCTCGCAGCACGACAATCTCAGCGGTTCCGAGAGATACGGTAGTCTCAAACGCGGTAAAATGGGCACCCCGACGGTGCTGGAGGACACCCCCGAGTATATTCTGCCGATGAGCGGGAGGATATTATCGAGCTCGTTGACCCACGATCTACAACATAGTAACGAACTGGCGGCGCTCaggcaacagcagcagcagcagcaacattACGAGCAGACCATCACTGAGACCGA GAAGGATACTAATGCGGAAACGTCCGTTTGA